CCTACAAATCGATCTAACCCCTCACGCCACCCGGTTCCCATCTTGTGGCGGGTGCCAAAAGCCCTGTTCAACCACTCATGAGTATTGCGAGCGAACCGTTCGTGATTTGCCCATCCTCGGCCGTGCGGTGCGTCTCAGCGTGTTGCTCAGACGTGTTGGCTGCCGTGATTGCGGCAAACGCATGGAAGCCGTCAGTTGGCTGGATCGCTATGCCCGCATGACGCGCCGCCTGTCTGAGGCCGTCATTCAAGCCTGCGAGCGTCTGCCCACGCTGCACGTGGCTCAGATGTTTGGGCTGCATTGGGACACCGTGCGGTTGCTGGAGCGTCGGGCCTTGCAAGCGGCGCTGAGTGTTTTGCCGAAGGCGCAGCCACGGCGCCTGGTGATGGACGAATTCGCCCTGTTCAAAGGTCATCGCTACGCCAGCGTTGTGCTGGATGCGGATACACGACGAGTGCTGTGGATCGGCGAAGGCCGCAGCCGAGCGGCGGTCAGGCCATTTTTCGAAGAGCTCGGACCGCAGGGTTGCGCTCGCATAGAAGCGGTGGCGATGGACATGAACACCGCGTTTGACCTGGAGGTTCGCCAGCAATGTCCGAACGCGCGAGTGATCTACGACCTCTTTCATGTGGTGGCCAAATATGGCCGAGAGGTCATTGATCGAGTCCGCGTCGACGAAGCTAATCGGCTACGTCACGACAAGCCTGCGCGCAAGGTCATCAAGCAAGCGCGATGGCTGCTTCTGCGTAATCCGCAGAACCTGAAAACGCCGGAGCAACAGGTCCGTTTGGAGGATCT
The window above is part of the Pseudomonas sp. B21-048 genome. Proteins encoded here:
- a CDS encoding ISL3 family transposase; the encoded protein is MRDINTFLPFWEGFSVVTIKPDGDTLQIDLTPHATRFPSCGGCQKPCSTTHEYCERTVRDLPILGRAVRLSVLLRRVGCRDCGKRMEAVSWLDRYARMTRRLSEAVIQACERLPTLHVAQMFGLHWDTVRLLERRALQAALSVLPKAQPRRLVMDEFALFKGHRYASVVLDADTRRVLWIGEGRSRAAVRPFFEELGPQGCARIEAVAMDMNTAFDLEVRQQCPNARVIYDLFHVVAKYGREVIDRVRVDEANRLRHDKPARKVIKQARWLLLRNPQNLKTPEQQVRLEDLLAANQALMTVYLMKAELKTLWTPSTAWGWRSAWKQWLRHAQESEIPALIQFAKRLKGYWRGIVSRVRWPMHTGQLEGINNRIKVIKRMAYGYRDSEFFFMKIKSVFPGNP